The Lepus europaeus isolate LE1 chromosome 1, mLepTim1.pri, whole genome shotgun sequence genome contains the following window.
tATACTttcattaattccatttttcatgaagtcttaaaaacattatttgaaagacaaagctagagagagagggggtggaTGAGGGGagatgaaggaaaaagagagggaggaacagagaggtctgccatttgctggttcattcccccaaatggccacaatgaacagggcctctacctctgcctctctaactctgcctttcaaataagtaaatacatctttaaaaataaataaatccatgcacagttttttccataacatgcattttccatgaacttttggagaagatttaaattattttgcatcGACAAGAcatattttagttccatttcccacaaattcCTTGAAGCATTCGTGTGTAAGTGCATCCCTTAGACCTATAGACGTGTGTCATTCCCTGTAAGTTAGGGTAAATTTAAGTCCTTTCCCGAAGTTTCTGTCCAGACCTCATCCGTGCTTTTCCTCATCAGCAGAACGTACTTTGTTTGCCTCGGATATCAGGCAGGTGCCTTCAGTCTATTTTCTCAAAGGAAAATCTGCATTTCCCTTGCCTGGTGACAACAGAGAAGGCCAACAGCGACATGAATGCCTTGTGAATCAGGTGAAGCTAGTTTTTCATCATCAAGAGCTTGGAAAGCTTCCTTGATTTAAGGACAGCAAGCACCTCTCCTTCCTCGCCATCAGACCTGGAAGTGGCGCCAGTCGTTGAGAAGATACGACACAGGGACGGCAGGACTGAACGTGAACACTGAGCAGTTTGCCTAACCTCAGAACGAAGCATCCAGAATCCTCCAGGGAGAGTGGCAGTCAGGATAACAGGTGTATTGCCTCCCTCATCCCCAGTGTACCTCAGCAATCCAGAGGATGGAGATTGCAGGCTAAGGGGCCGTTGGACCAATGCTTGGCTCCTTAAGAATGACACGGTTTTCTAAGGCCATCCCTCTAAAGGCCTTGGGACATTCAGAGTAGAGATCCCTTCGAGAGGGCATGAACAACAAGCAAGGTAACCCATGGAGTAGCTTGGTGACTTTAAATCCTGAAGGAGAAGATGGTGCTGAGCTTCTCAGGATGCataataaatacagaaatgcCCCCAGGAGCTCTCTGAGAAGCCATTGCTCTTAAGCTTCCCTGAAAACCGTGGTGGAGAATTTCAGCTCCCACAAATCACGTGTACTTGGTTGCTGCTCTGGGAACTTTCTGGACaagccctgggctccagagcTGAGGACCGCCTCTCTCATTGCCATTCACCTGTTCTCCGAGGTCAATCCAAGCCGCTACACACAGATAGGCTCTTGACACCTGGTGGCCTGAGTTCGAGCCGTGACATTCAAGGGGGTAAACAGGTCTTCTCGCAGTAGAGACACAGGGGAAGAGAGCAGGGCTGTGTATTAAATGTTGCATTTGGGGTGTCTAGGTCCTTAGACTGACAAAGCAAGAAAGTACCCAGTCGCCTCCCCTGGACCAAAGGCTGCAAGGAAAGAGATGACAACAGGAAGCAAATAGAGTTCTATTTAATGTGATGTCTTGAGTATTGTCCCTATACAGGAAGTCCCTCCCTTTACCACCACCCTTCTCCTCACACTGCACATGCGGGGTCCACAAGGAGGGCTGGGCACACatgtcagaagcagagagacacagaaagctcCCCCGAGGGCAGGTGCAGGCTGAGGAGGGTCTGCCGCACTCTCCCTCTGCTTCAGGCCCATCCCTTGCTGCATCATCAGAAGGGAACTGGGCACTGGACTTCCTAAAGAGTGGACTCATTGCCTCGCGCTCAGCCCTGGGCTGGACTCTGTCAGAACACGTGCGTTCCACAGCTCTTCTAAAGTTTTATGGATGACTTGCGTCCTGTGTCACCGGCAAGCCATTAGGGAACACTGCAATGTTCAGGACTCAAGTTCATGGCCTGGGCCATGGGAAGGAGCACACAGACGGGGACCTAAGGGGGCTAAAATAGGAGGAGTTTCTggtttgatgataggaaagggctGAGAAGAGGGGTCCTGCTAAGTGACGGCAGGAAAGAGCATCAGACCCCGGTCTGCAGTGTGCCAAGGAGCCGTGAGAGGGCACCCTGCACAAACAAGAGGGCGGTTAGGGGAAGGCACCTCAGGGTGGTAGCACTGGAGCTGGACAAGGCCATTGGTGCTGCTCTGAAGCCCGCGGGGTTCTTGTCCTGGGGCTCCACTTTGCCTCCAGAGGACTCCAAGCAGGGCCCCCGAGGAGTGGGAGTGATGTCTGGAATCCAGCCTGTTGTGTTTTCCACAACCTCCTGCGAAACAAGGGAAAAATGCATCAAGCCAGAAGCTTCCCTGTCCTCTTTCGTTTCCTGAGTCCAGCCTTGGTTAGAGGCCAGAATGCTGACAGAGCTCACAGGCTAACTGGGAGGCTCTGGCCAAATCCACAGCCAAGAGCAGCAACAACAACCCATCTACTTCCTCAGCCCCCCCTTCCCTGACAGGTGTCCCCCACTGGCTATTTGCTCATCTCATTCTTCTCTTTTCCTGTCCTTGTCCGAGACCACTCAGCGCCCCTTGTTCTAGAGACTGGCACACTCACATCAATGGTCTTGATTAACACTGTCTGCTGGGCCTCCTTGCAGGCCTTCTCAGCCTTCTGAATATTCTCTGGGGTCCACTCCACGTTGTTCATAGCCATCATACCCTCCATGGGACTGCAGAGGGTGAGGATCAGGGCAGCAGAGTACAGTAGCTTAGCGTTGACTTGTAGCTTTGACAAAGCATGCATCAAGTACCTCATTTGTGGCAGCCTCCACGCTATGTGGCACAAACCATAGAGATGTCTTACAGCTTGATGAGACAaccataattaatttttttgacaagcagagttagacagtgagagagagagacagaacggtcttcctttttctgttggttcaccccccccaaatggccactatgcctggcgtgctgcgccgatctgaagccaggagccaggtgcttctcctggtctcccatgcgggtgcagggcccaagcacttgggccatcctccactgcactcccggtccacagcagagagctggcctggaagagaagcagccgggacagaatctggcatcccgaccaggactagaacctggagtgcctacgctgcaggtagaggattagcctagtgagccatggcaccagccaactGTCATTAATTTGTGAGAAATATCATTAGAAcccagagaagaaaataaaacaaaataagcgTGGGGTCTTCTGACTCTTTAAGGAGTGATTCTTCATCTGCGGGCCATGGAGTCCGAAGGGTGGATGGAGTGATTGCAGAGAATCTGTGATTGCCTTGAAGTTTTATGTAAACGCAATGTGCCTGCACAGACAGACATTCTTCTTAGGACTCCTGCCAGGAGTCCCAGAATCCTTACTCCCAGATGATTAAAGAGTCATGATTTGAACGGAAACACTGTCACTTCACACGTGAAACTGgcagaccagaaaaaaaaaaaatacaccagtATCTGACTTGCAGGGATCAGTTCTTATCTGCTCCTCTGAATGACCGTGACTGTGTGGAAAGATTCCTGCAGAACTCCTGTCTTGGGTCAGAACTTGGAGAGCCGGACAGTGACAGGGACACGTGTGAAGAAGGTAGGGGCTGATTAGGGTTTCCAATGAGCAATCCTGGCTCACCAGCCCGGCGCTGAGTGGTTAGGTCTCCTTTTCTCCACCCCCCTACCCCAGGATCCCTCCCACACACCCTGAGGTTCTCATCTTTCAGGATAACTCACTCTGACACCTCTTCCCCCAGCTCATGGGCCACAGAGATGATGTCAGGGTACCCCTGGCAGCTGGAGATGTTATTCCGGGGATAGTAGAAGAGGAAGATGAGGCACATCTCATTGATAGTGCTGGGACCTCCCTGAAGaagagcagagagatggacaaactaatacacagaggcacacagaagAGCAGGCAGGAAGAAAATAGTTTAGGTAGCCATTCTATCTGGGaagtctttcttttaaaatatggagCCAACTCAATACTAATTACCACACTTCAGGCTTTCTCCTCTGTTTCCAATGAGTGGACAGTTATTGGCGTTATTTCCAGAGAAACATCCCATATTTCTGCCCTGTCCTCTACATCTCCCCTGTCCTTGTCCAGTTTGGGAAGGACGGTCTCCCCACTAGCATCAGTCACccgtctgtcccagttgcactcTGATCTCCTGTTCCTGACATACAAAGTGGGTTCCTTTGTAACATGGCGACAACAGTTAGTTCTAAGTGAGCCTCTGTTACAGATCCAGGCGTGACTGGGTGTTTTTCATGTATTGACCAATTTTGTGAGATAGGAAATGGTATTCATTTTCTTATGAATTAGGAAACTGAGCTACAACGTTCCTAGGTTGGAAGGCTGCTAACTGCTTGTGCtgacactcaaacccaggcagtgagAGCCCAGCTTCCGTGGTCTCAGCTACATATAACATATGCATGGTCTTAGTGGTTCATTGACACAGAATTTGGgaatccctgtacccatgtgagaacATGAAAAAAACTTATGTGAATGGATAAATAGAGATGCCAGTGAAGGAAAGGAGGGATTCCAGCTGGAATGACCAGTCACAGAGTAGCCAAATGCAGGGGTGGGGTCTCTTCTGGGGCTGTGGTCAAGGTGATCTGATGGCTAGAGGGGTACTCACGAAAGTCATGGAGTCACGGTCCAGGGTCTGGTAGTGACATTCTACCAGCAGTTCATCTCCCTGGTCATGGTGAAAGAAGACAGAGTAAGACACAGAGTTACGGGCACAATCTCTTCCCTGATTATGGTTAACAGTGATGAGCTCTGGTCCTGCCTTTCCCTGAACTCTACTCATTCCTCCCCCAGGACCCCACCGGCTTGATCTCCACTCGAGCAGGTAAATCTCGGGTCTCCTGCAGATTGAAGTCGTAGGAATCATCTTTACAGATTGTTCGGAGTTGTGTTCCATTTCTGGAGGGAAACAAGGGTAGAAGATGTAGATGGGAAGGTGAAGTCAGGAGGGGTCTACCAATAAAGACGCGGTGTGCATCATCCAATGGCGTAACTGTCCGCATAAGTAAACCAAAACAGTTCTTTCTTCCACAGCCCTGCTCAGTCGTCTCTACTGTAGGGATAGGTCCAGCTCTTCCTGATTCTCAGCCTCATAATACAGAATAAGTAACTCTTCCTATAACTTATACCCACACACAGAAGGCAAACCAAAGTCTTCCCTTACCTGTATTGCACAGCCTGCAGAGCCCGCCCAGCCAAGTGGGTGTGAAGCAGGTAGCCATACACCTGTATGTCAGGCACCGGGGCCCCATTGATCTGTAACAGGGAGAGGGCACACCCCACTGGTTAAGAAAGTGGTCTTGACATGTTCCTCAATTTTCCTCCTTTTCAGCTTTACACCTTCCTCTTATGACTGACGCTCACCCCCTTAATTCTTATTGAACCCTCCTGGCactattcccttcctctctcctcttgccCACAGAGTCCTAACTCATTTTCTTCTCTGCATGACCCATGCTGGTGAGTTTTCCTGAGCACCAGATTGTAATTATTCTCAAAGTCTGGGGCTCAGGTTGTGTGGGCTTCGGGGTTAGCCTGGATCTGCGATAGGGAACACGGACCTTCAAGAAGGGTGTACTTCCAGCCTCACCTCTTCAAACTTCTCCGTTTTGCACAGCCCATAGGACATGAATGACTTGGCTCCCGGGGGTATGAAGTGGATGGGGAAGGTGAAGAAGCCCAGCTGGAGGACCCCCATGTCGTATTTGCGCAACTGAGAGGTGTAGTACACGCGGATCCCCGAGGAGTCGTACAAACCTGGTGCAGAAAGTAGCCATGTCAGAAGCCAAGGGAGTGGCTCGCAATGCAGAAAGAGGCTAGGAGAAGCCTGGGTGGGGCTGTGAGCACCGGCAGCCAGCATGCGTCTCACAGCATGACCTTAACTACTGAAGGAAGCAGCCAGCCCAACCAGCCGCCCTGCCATGGCCCCCTGGATGCTCACCAGGAAGGTTGCGAAAATTGCTGTAGTGAATCTCCAGCCGGATCCACTGAGGGTCCAAGGGGGTCCCAATAGAGATGCCCACATCATCTGGAAACTGGTAACTCTGGTGGAGGGAGGGGGATTTGGCAGCATGAGCGGTCCAGGCCTCCTCCTAGGTCTCATTGCGCACCTGTCCTCCACTCCAGTCTCCCACAAGCCCAGAAATCCCTGTTACCCAGAAACATGTATTCCCTGCACCATGCACTTTCCTATCGCAGGACTCACGGTGCCTCCAACAGCCCAGCCGGCGATGACTTGCGAGCAGAGGGAAAAGGCAGGATCTGCCCCATAGCAGTCGCTGATGCCGGTGGGGAGCTCGCTGGCATTGCCACAGGCATACAGCAGGATGTGATGCACCATTGTCTCATTGTGGGGTGCTAGCTTGGGCTCAAACTGGGCAGAGAAAGGAGGGTAGAGTGTGGTCAAGACCTCCTTGTCAAATTCTACTCTCCAAGTGCAATATATTCCCAGATAAAACTATGCTCATTtcccacctctctctgtttccgtctctttcatttttgtctccattTTCTTCCTGGACTATTGTTGCCCCCAACTTTGACTCTTTCAACACCTGCTCCTTTAAACTTGTTCCCTGGGGGCCCAGCTCCTGGACTTCCTCTGGGGACGCTCCTGGGCTCCCAACTGTCTTCCTGGGTGACCAGTCACTGTGTCTAGTAGCCATCATCTTTGCATTCTTCATAAAGGAAAAAATGGCTCCCACACATTTGCCACTTATAGTAAtgttatctttttctttatttgatcaGACAAATCACTCAGTTGTGGAGTTAGGTGATTGGTTTCAGTCCACACTAGCTGGGCTTTGCCGACTTTCTGACAGTCCTTGACTGCAGCCTCTCCCTGCCTTTACCTTCTCCTGAGCCAAGAGAGCTCGATTCTGGCTTGGCTTTTGTTTCTTGCAAACACTCACTGATCAATAACTTTTATTAAAACTTCTGCTGCATTGTGAGCCTTGAATAGAATACtgcatttggcacagaagttacgatgctgcttgggatacctgtatcccatacggGAGTGCTAGGATCTGAATCCCAGCTGCAGtaccaactccagcttcctgctaatgtgctccctgggaggcaataggtgatgctcaagaacttgggtccctgccacccacgttggagacctggatggagttcgcaGTTtccggcttccgcctggccccactgcccattggtgcaggcatttggagcgtGAACAAGCATTTGAACGAtatctctgtctccatttctttctctatgtctcttcctctcaggcAAATAAATAACAGCACGTCAAGTTCTACTTCCCTGTTCCAGAAATTCTGTAACTGCCGCCTCCCCCAAGCCCTTCCTGCCCCCCTGATCTCCCAGCTACTTCCCTATTACTCCCTGCCAACAATTCTCCATACATGATTCCTTTATGGTACTGCTCTGTTCAAGCATCTTCCTCCTCCTTGACCCCCCGTTTGGTTCACTGTACCTTGTAGATGTGATGCTTCTCGCTGACAattgggagaggaagaaaggtgcAGGCATACGTGGTGTCATCTTCCGGAATGAGGAACTGGGATAGGGAGGACCAAACTCAACGGGATGAGAGTGAGGCTCTCCAAGAAGCAGGAAGGGACAAGCCAGGAAAGAGGATTCACGTTAGACCAGCTTTGCAGACCTCACAGGACATGAGGAGAATCAGAGTAACCTCAAGCCAAGGCACATGcccaccagcaggtggaagaggagGGTTTGGCTTGCGAGGGGAAAGGGGTAGGGAGTGGGGGTGGCTGGGTGAGGCGGAGGAATCTTACATCAATGATCTCCAAGTCATGAATGATGGTGTCCTTGGGGACGTCCAGGTCATCAGGGTGGAATATTtgtagcaggaagatggacttgACAAAAGTGCGCTCCCGATCCAGTTTCACAGTGTCGTTCAGACCATAGGCAGCCAGTACCCTTACGGTGTCACCCTGAGGCACCAGGAGCATTGAGACACTGGTACCCAGGGACATCACTTTGCACCTATGCCCAGTGATCTGTGCAAGCCACTCACTCACTCCTGGCTGCACAGGAGGATGGAGAAAGCTTCAGACTGGGAGTCAGAATTACTCTCTTCTAGTTGTGCCCCCAAAACCTACTTCCTAATGGGGTTGAGCAGGTCCTGTTCTCCCTCACAGTCGCTATGCCTATGtccacatctgtgaaatggaaggGTTGATATAAACTGAGATCCCAACAATCTAAGGTTCAGTGAGGTTGGGTGGTATTCTTCAGGATGGGAGTATTGGAGAGGGCGGGGTGAGTGCTGAGTTGGCGAGAGGTCCTCCTGCAGAGGACTTGTGGGTCACCAGAGGTGGAAGACTCAGGCAGGCTCTGGGAAGGCTGAGTGGGCTAAGGGTCTgaggcacagtgcactggctacCTGACGGGAGTAAGTATGCCTCCTCAAGAAGGAAAAACTGCTGTGACAGAATGATTTTGACCTTTCCTTATTTTACCATAATGTCTTGGTCATGAGGGTCACA
Protein-coding sequences here:
- the LOC133763984 gene encoding putative DBH-like monooxygenase protein 2, whose product is MACALLFRLSLLLALAAPSPGNRLGPKSRLRYSRFLGPSNVIFLRWDFDLEAEIITFELQIQTAGWVGLGVTNRYTFVGSDLVVGGVLPDGNVYFSDQHLVDEDTLEEDGSQDAELQGLTEDGLYTTMRFSRPFRSCDPHDQDIMGDTVRVLAAYGLNDTVKLDRERTFVKSIFLLQIFHPDDLDVPKDTIIHDLEIIDFLIPEDDTTYACTFLPLPIVSEKHHIYKFEPKLAPHNETMVHHILLYACGNASELPTGISDCYGADPAFSLCSQVIAGWAVGGTSYQFPDDVGISIGTPLDPQWIRLEIHYSNFRNLPGLYDSSGIRVYYTSQLRKYDMGVLQLGFFTFPIHFIPPGAKSFMSYGLCKTEKFEEINGAPVPDIQVYGYLLHTHLAGRALQAVQYRNGTQLRTICKDDSYDFNLQETRDLPARVEIKPGDELLVECHYQTLDRDSMTFGGPSTINEMCLIFLFYYPRNNISSCQGYPDIISVAHELGEEVSDPMEGMMAMNNVEWTPENIQKAEKACKEAQQTVLIKTIDEVVENTTGWIPDITPTPRGPCLESSGGKVEPQDKNPAGFRAAPMALSSSSATTLRCLPLTALLFVQGALSRLLGTLQTGV